In a single window of the Deinococcus aetherius genome:
- a CDS encoding DUF2259 domain-containing protein codes for MRRLLLLALLALTPFAEAGNRQGVRRVTFSPDGTRALVVTGGVQDGSGFSTAGLTVVETGTGRTLREVSATSQTGTVEEVVASLLRRERALLARNGLTPGQTARPVFTRPSPVQAPVWTEGLRAGTSATLPVRLWTRPVPVRLSVRSLPSPCRSTDLLPPGEEPAGFTLDVKGQTLHLDRGLPASRECAARYALERVYVRGNRAVFVLRAYTPGFEGPNAEPVVVAATLR; via the coding sequence ATGCGCCGCCTCCTGCTGCTGGCCCTGCTCGCCCTCACTCCCTTCGCCGAGGCGGGGAACCGCCAGGGCGTGCGGCGCGTCACCTTCTCGCCGGACGGCACGCGGGCCCTGGTGGTCACGGGTGGCGTGCAGGACGGCAGCGGCTTCAGCACGGCGGGCCTGACGGTGGTGGAGACCGGAACGGGCCGGACCCTGCGCGAGGTGTCGGCGACCTCCCAGACGGGAACGGTGGAGGAGGTCGTCGCGTCCCTGCTCCGCCGTGAACGTGCCCTCCTCGCCCGGAACGGTCTGACGCCCGGGCAAACGGCCCGCCCCGTGTTCACCCGCCCCTCCCCGGTTCAGGCGCCCGTGTGGACCGAGGGGCTGCGCGCCGGGACGAGCGCCACCCTCCCCGTCCGGTTGTGGACGCGCCCGGTGCCGGTGCGGCTCAGCGTGCGTTCCTTGCCCTCCCCCTGCCGCTCCACGGACCTGCTGCCCCCCGGTGAGGAGCCCGCCGGGTTCACGCTGGACGTGAAGGGGCAAACCCTTCACCTCGACCGGGGGCTGCCCGCCAGCCGGGAGTGCGCCGCCCGCTACGCCCTGGAACGGGTGTACGTGCGGGGCAACCGCGCCGTCTTCGTGCTGCGCGCCTATACCCCGGGCTTCGAGGGGCCGAACGCGGAGCCGGTGGTCGTGGCAGCCACCCTGCGGTGA
- a CDS encoding ComF family protein, with the protein MGAVAGLLRALVPRPCPGCDAQLGREAGLCPACRARLVPRVEVYSPLWLRPEGHLVTLGPYRGVTRRAVRALKFGGARDLAGALGGALAAGVPAGWNVRSVVPVPLHSARERERGFNQAALLAGAVAASLNVPAVPALRRTRATGQQARLHAHERAGNLAGAFAADPRRLPSGPVLLLDDVMTTGSTLLACRDALHAAGVREVRFAVVAR; encoded by the coding sequence GTTCCCCGCCCCTGCCCCGGCTGCGACGCCCAGCTCGGGCGGGAGGCGGGGCTGTGCCCGGCGTGCCGCGCCCGGCTCGTGCCCCGGGTGGAGGTGTACTCGCCGCTGTGGCTGCGTCCCGAGGGGCACCTCGTCACCCTGGGGCCCTACCGGGGGGTGACCCGGCGGGCGGTGCGCGCCCTGAAGTTCGGCGGCGCGCGAGACCTGGCGGGTGCCCTTGGCGGGGCGCTGGCCGCTGGCGTTCCGGCGGGGTGGAACGTCCGCTCGGTCGTCCCCGTGCCCCTACACTCCGCCCGCGAGCGGGAGCGCGGGTTCAACCAGGCCGCCCTTCTCGCCGGAGCCGTCGCCGCCTCGCTGAACGTGCCCGCCGTCCCCGCCCTGCGCCGCACCCGCGCGACCGGACAGCAGGCCCGCCTCCACGCGCACGAGCGGGCGGGAAACCTCGCCGGGGCCTTCGCCGCCGACCCGCGCCGCCTGCCCTCCGGCCCGGTCCTGCTGCTCGACGACGTGATGACGACCGGGAGCACCCTGCTGGCGTGCCGGGACGCGCTGCACGCGGCGGGGGTCCGGGAAGTGCGCTTCGCGGTGGTCGCCCGCTGA